Proteins from a genomic interval of Balaenoptera musculus isolate JJ_BM4_2016_0621 chromosome 16, mBalMus1.pri.v3, whole genome shotgun sequence:
- the SLC25A16 gene encoding graves disease carrier protein isoform X1: MAAAAALAAAEPPPAMPQAAGAGGPAARRDFYWLRSFLAGGIAGCCAKTTVAPLDRVKVLLQAHNHHYKHLGVFSALRAVPQKEGYLGLYKGNGAMMIRIFPYGAIQFMAFEHYKTLITTKLGVSGHVHRLMAGSMAGMTAVICTYPLDMVRVRLAFQVKGEHTYTGIIHAFKTIYAKEGGFLGFYRGLMPTILGMAPYAGVSFFTFGTLKSVGLSHAPTLLGRPSSDNPNVLVLKTHINLLCGGVAGAIAQTISYPFDVTRRRMQLGTVLPEFEKCL, encoded by the exons atggcggcggcggcggccctgGCAGCGGCCGAGCCACCTCCCGCGATGCCGCAAGCGGCAGGAGCCGGAGGGCCAGCTGCCCGCAGAGATTTCTACTGGCTGCGCTCCTTCCTGGCCGGAG gTATTGCTGGATGCTGTGCCAAAACAACAGTTGCTCCTTTGGATCGAGTGAAGGTTTTATTACAAGCTCACAATCACCATTACAAACACTTGG gagtatTTTCTGCATTGCGTGCTGTTCCCCAAAAGGAGGGATACCTTGGATTGTATAAAGGGAATGGTGCAATGATGATTCGAATTTTTCCTTATGGTGCAATCCAGTTTATGGCATTTGAGCATTATAAAACG TTAATTACTACAAAACTGGGAGTTTCTGGTCATGTACACAGATTAATGGCTGGGTCCATGGCAG gTATGACAGCAGTTATCTGTACTTACCCTCTTGATATGGTTAGAGTACGCCTAGCATTCCAGGTGAAAGGGGAACACACTTATACGGGAATTATTCATGCATTCAAAACAATTTATGCAAag GAAGGTGGTTTCCTTGGATTTTACAGAGGCTTGATGCCTACTATATTAGGAATGGCTCCATATGCAG gtgtttcattttttacttttggtACCTTAAAGAGTGTTGGGCTTTCCCATGCTCCTACCCTTCTTGGCAGACCTTCATCAGACAATCCTAATGTCTTAGTTTTGAAAACTCACATAAACTTACTTTGTGGTGGTGTTGCTGGAGCAATAGCACAGACAATATC ctacCCATTTGATGTAACACGTCGGCGAATGCAGTTAGGAACTGTTCTTCCAGAATTTGAAAAGTGCCTGTAA
- the SLC25A16 gene encoding graves disease carrier protein isoform X3, producing MAAAAALAAAEPPPAMPQAAGAGGPAARRDFYWLRSFLAGGIAGCCAKTTVAPLDRVKVLLQAHNHHYKHLGVFSALRAVPQKEGYLGLYKGNGAMMIRIFPYGAIQFMAFEHYKTLITTKLGVSGHVHRLMAGSMAGMTAVICTYPLDMVRVRLAFQVKGEHTYTGIIHAFKTIYAKEGGFLGFYRGLMPTILGMAPYAGVSFFTFGTLKSVGLSHAPTLLGRPSSDNPNVLVLKTHINLLCGGVAGAIAQTISYPFDVTRRRMQLGTVLPEFEKCLCHHLTILFQYHAGDYEVCLWTPWNSKRIISWFIS from the exons atggcggcggcggcggccctgGCAGCGGCCGAGCCACCTCCCGCGATGCCGCAAGCGGCAGGAGCCGGAGGGCCAGCTGCCCGCAGAGATTTCTACTGGCTGCGCTCCTTCCTGGCCGGAG gTATTGCTGGATGCTGTGCCAAAACAACAGTTGCTCCTTTGGATCGAGTGAAGGTTTTATTACAAGCTCACAATCACCATTACAAACACTTGG gagtatTTTCTGCATTGCGTGCTGTTCCCCAAAAGGAGGGATACCTTGGATTGTATAAAGGGAATGGTGCAATGATGATTCGAATTTTTCCTTATGGTGCAATCCAGTTTATGGCATTTGAGCATTATAAAACG TTAATTACTACAAAACTGGGAGTTTCTGGTCATGTACACAGATTAATGGCTGGGTCCATGGCAG gTATGACAGCAGTTATCTGTACTTACCCTCTTGATATGGTTAGAGTACGCCTAGCATTCCAGGTGAAAGGGGAACACACTTATACGGGAATTATTCATGCATTCAAAACAATTTATGCAAag GAAGGTGGTTTCCTTGGATTTTACAGAGGCTTGATGCCTACTATATTAGGAATGGCTCCATATGCAG gtgtttcattttttacttttggtACCTTAAAGAGTGTTGGGCTTTCCCATGCTCCTACCCTTCTTGGCAGACCTTCATCAGACAATCCTAATGTCTTAGTTTTGAAAACTCACATAAACTTACTTTGTGGTGGTGTTGCTGGAGCAATAGCACAGACAATATC ctacCCATTTGATGTAACACGTCGGCGAATGCAGTTAGGAACTGTTCTTCCAGAATTTGAAAAGTGCCT GTGTCATCATTTAACCATTCTCTTTCAGTACCATGCGGGAGACTATGAAGTATGTCTATGGACACCATGGAATTCGAAAAGGATTATATCGTGGTTTATCTCTTAA
- the SLC25A16 gene encoding graves disease carrier protein isoform X2 — protein sequence MAAAAALAAAEPPPAMPQAAGAGGPAARRDFYWLRSFLAGGIAGCCAKTTVAPLDRVKVLLQAHNHHYKHLGMTAVICTYPLDMVRVRLAFQVKGEHTYTGIIHAFKTIYAKEGGFLGFYRGLMPTILGMAPYAGVSFFTFGTLKSVGLSHAPTLLGRPSSDNPNVLVLKTHINLLCGGVAGAIAQTISYPFDVTRRRMQLGTVLPEFEKCLTMRETMKYVYGHHGIRKGLYRGLSLNYIRCVPSQAVAFTTYELMKQFFHLN from the exons atggcggcggcggcggccctgGCAGCGGCCGAGCCACCTCCCGCGATGCCGCAAGCGGCAGGAGCCGGAGGGCCAGCTGCCCGCAGAGATTTCTACTGGCTGCGCTCCTTCCTGGCCGGAG gTATTGCTGGATGCTGTGCCAAAACAACAGTTGCTCCTTTGGATCGAGTGAAGGTTTTATTACAAGCTCACAATCACCATTACAAACACTTGG gTATGACAGCAGTTATCTGTACTTACCCTCTTGATATGGTTAGAGTACGCCTAGCATTCCAGGTGAAAGGGGAACACACTTATACGGGAATTATTCATGCATTCAAAACAATTTATGCAAag GAAGGTGGTTTCCTTGGATTTTACAGAGGCTTGATGCCTACTATATTAGGAATGGCTCCATATGCAG gtgtttcattttttacttttggtACCTTAAAGAGTGTTGGGCTTTCCCATGCTCCTACCCTTCTTGGCAGACCTTCATCAGACAATCCTAATGTCTTAGTTTTGAAAACTCACATAAACTTACTTTGTGGTGGTGTTGCTGGAGCAATAGCACAGACAATATC ctacCCATTTGATGTAACACGTCGGCGAATGCAGTTAGGAACTGTTCTTCCAGAATTTGAAAAGTGCCT TACCATGCGGGAGACTATGAAGTATGTCTATGGACACCATGGAATTCGAAAAGGATTATATCGTGGTTTATCTCTTAATTACATTCGCTGCGTTCCTTCTCAGGCAGTGGCTTTTACAACATATGAACTTATGAAGCAGTTttttcacctcaattaa